One Pygocentrus nattereri isolate fPygNat1 chromosome 12, fPygNat1.pri, whole genome shotgun sequence DNA window includes the following coding sequences:
- the LOC108429870 gene encoding sodium/potassium-transporting ATPase subunit alpha-1-like, giving the protein MGRGEGREQYELAATSEQGGKKSKSKGRKDKDKDMDELKKEVDLDDHKLTLEELNRKYGTDLTRGLTTARAKEILARDGPNALTPPPTTPEWVKFCKQLFGGFSTLLWIGALLCFLAYGILAASEDEPANDNLYLGIVLSAVVMITGCFSYYQEAKSSKIMDSFKNLVPQQALVVRDGEKMSINAEDVVVGDLVEVKGGDRIPADLRIISAHGCKVDNSSLTGESEPQTRTPDFSNENPLETRNIAFFSTNCVEGTARGIVINTGDRTVMGRIATLASGLEVGRTPISIEIEHFIHIITGVAVFLGVSFFILSLILGYSWLEAVIFLIGIIVANVPEGLLATVTVCLTLTAKRMAKKNCLVKNLEAVETLGSTSTICSDKTGTLTQNRMTVAHMWFDNQIHEADTTENQSGTSFDRSSATWAGLARIAGLCNRAVFLADQDNVPILKRDTAGDASESALLKCIELCCGSVKDMRNKYTKIAEIPFNSTNKYQLSIHKNTNEGESKHLLVMKGAPERILDRCSTIMLQGKEQPLDDEMKDAFQNAYLELGGLGERVLGFCHYSLPDDQYPEDFQFDTDDVNFPTENLCFVGLMSMIDPPRAAVPDAVGKCRSAGIKVIMVTGDHPITAKAIAKGVGIISEGNETVEDIAARLNIPINEVNPRDAKACVVHGGDLKDLTPEQLDDVLKHHTEIVFARTSPQQKLIIVEGCQRQGAIVAVTGDGVNDSPALKKADIGVAMGIAGSDVSKQAADMILLDDNFASIVTGVEEGRLIFDNLKKSIAYTLTSNIPEITPFLFFIIANIPLPLGTVTILCIDLGTDMVPAISLAYEAAESDIMKRQPRNPKTDKLVNERLISMAYGQIGMIQALAGFFTYFVILAENGFLPSELLGIRVFWDDKHMNDLEDSYGQQWTYEQRKIVEFTCHTAFFISIVIVQWADLIICKTRRNSVFQQGMKNKILIFGLFEETALAAFLSYCPGMDVALRMYPLKPNWWFCAFPYSLLIFIYDEIRKLIIRRSPGGWVERETYY; this is encoded by the exons ATGGGACGCGGA GAAGGTCGGGAGCAATATGAGCTGGCGGCCACCTCAGAACAGGGGGGCAAGAAATCCAAGTCAAAGGGCAGAAAGGACAAGGATAAAGATATGGATGAACTCAAAAAGGAAGTTGACTTG GATGATCACAAGTTGACGCTGGAAGAACTCAACAGGAAGTATGGCACTGATCTAACAAGG GGACTGACTACTGCTCGTGCAAAGGAGATCCTTGCACGTGATGGACCCAATGCTCTGACGCCCCCTCCCACGACCCCAGAATGGGTGAAATTCTGCAAACAGCTCTTTGGTGGCTTTTCTACTCTACTGTGGATTGGAGCTTTACTTTGTTTCTTGGCTTATGGAATTCTAGCAGCCTCAGAAGATGAACCAGCAAATGATAAT TTGTACCTGGGTATTGTGCTGTCTGCAGTGGTGATGATCACTGGGTGCTTCTCCTACTATCAAGAGGCTAAAAGCTCAAAGATCATGGATTCCTTCAAGAACCTTGTCCCTCAG CAAGCCTTGGTTGTTCGTGATGGTGAGAAGATGAGCATAAATGCTGAAGATGTAGTTGTTGGGGATCTTGTGGAGGTTAAGGGAGGAGACCGCATTCCTGCTGATTTGCGTATTATTTCTGCTCATGGATGCAAG GTGGATAACTCCTCCCTGACTGGTGAATCTGAGCCCCAGACACGAACACCTGACTTCTCCAATGAAAATCCCCTAGAGACAAGGAACATTGCCTTTTTTTCCACCAACTGTGTTGAAG gTACTGCTAGAGGTATTGTCATCAACACTGGTGATCGCACAGTCATGGGCCGTATTGCTACTCTTGCCTCTGGTCTTGAAGTTGGCCGAACCCCCATTTCTATAGAAATTGAGCACTTTATCCACATTATCACTGGTGTGGCTGTTTTCCTGGGTGTGTCCTTCTTTATTCTTTCCCTGATTCTTGGGTACAGCTGGTTGGAGGCAGTCATCTTCCTCATCGGTATCATTGTTGCTAATGTGCCAGAAGGTCTCTTGGCTACTGTAACT GTGTGCCTGACTTTAACTGCCAAACGTATGGCAAAGAAGAACTGCCTTGTGAAGAATCTTGAAGCTGTTGAGACCCTTGGCTCCACCTCAACCATCTGTTCAGACAAGACCGGAACCCTGACCCAGAACCGTATGACTGTAGCTCACATGTGGTTTGACAACCAGATTCATGAAGCCGACACCACAGAGAACCAGAGTGGAACCTCTTTTGACAGAAGCTCTGCCACTTGGGCTGGTCTGGCTCGAATTGCAGGCCTGTGCAACCGTGCTGTCTTCCTTGCTGACCAAGACAACGTTCCAATTCTCAAG AGGGATACAGCTGGTGATGCCTCAGAGTCTGCCCTACTGAAGTGTATTGAGCTCTGCTGTGGTTCAGTGAAGGACATGAgaaacaaatacacaaagatTGCTGAGATCCCCTTCAACTCCACCAACAAATACCAG TTGTCCATCCACAAGAACACCAACGAAGGAGAGAGCAAGCACTTGCTAGTAATGAAAGGAGCTCCTGAGAGGATCCTTGACCGGTGCTCAACTATTATGCTTCAGGGAAAAGAACAGCCCCTAGATGATGAGATGAAGGATGCTTTCCAGAATGCTTACTTGGAACTGGGTGGCCTAGGAGAGCGAGTGCTGG gtttCTGTCACTACAGCCTTCCTGATGATCAGTACCCTGAGGACTTCCAGTTTGACACAGACGATGTGAACTttccaactgagaacttgtgctTTGTTGGCCTCATGTCTATGATTGATCCACCACGTGCTGCTGTGCCTGATGCTGTTGGCAAGTGCAGAAGTGCTGGAATCAAG GTTATCATGGTCACTGGTGATCATCCAATTACAGCAAAGGCCATTGCTAAGGGTGTGGGTATCATCTCTGAGGGCAACGAGACTGTAGAGGACATTGCTGCTCGTTTGAACATTCCTATCAATGAAGTCAACCCCAG AGATGCCAAGGCTTGTGTGGTCCATGGTGGTGATTTGAAGGACCTGACCCCTGAACAACTGGATGATGTCTTGAAACATCACACGGAGATTGTGTTTGCAAGAACATCTCCCCAACAAAAGCTGATTATTGTTGAAGGCTGTCAGCGCCAG GGTGCCATTGTGGCTGTGACTGGTGATGGAGTGAATGATTCTCCTGCACTAAAGAAGGCTGACATTGGTGTAGCTATGGGTATTGCTGGATCTGATGTCTCCAAACAAGCTGCTGACATGATCCTCCTGGATGACAACTTTGCCTCAATTGTTACTGGAGTGGAGGAAG GCCGCCTAATCTTTGACAACTTGAAGAAATCAATTGCGTACACCTTGACGAGTAACATTCCTGAGATCactcctttcctcttctttatTATTGCAAATATCCCTCTTCCTCTGGGCACAGTCACCATCCTCTGTATTGATCTTGGCACGGACATG GTTCCTGCTATCTCCTTGGCTTATGAAGCTGCTGAGAGTGACATTATGAAGAGGCAGCCCAGAAACCCCAAAACAGACAAGCTAGTAAATGAAAGGCTGATTAGCATGGCCTATGGACAGATTG GTATGATTCAGGCCCTTGCTGGCTTCTTTACCTACTTTGTCATTCTGGCTGAGAATGGATTTTTGCCATCCGAATTACTGGGTATACGTGTGTTTTGGGATGACAAGCATATGAATGACCTGGAAGACAGCTACGGTCAGCAGTGG ACATATGAGCAGAGGAAGATTGTGGAGTTCACATGCCACACTGCTTTCTTTATCAGTATTGTAATTGTGCAATGGGCTGACTTGATTATCTGTAAGACCAGGAGGAATTCAGTCTTCCAGCAAGGGATGAA GAACAAAATTCTCATCTTTGGCCTGTTTGAGGAGACGGCCCTTGCCGCCTTTCTGTCCTACTGCCCAGGCATGGACGTTGCCCTCAGAATGTACCCCCTCAA ACCAAATTGGTGGTTCTGCGCATTCCCCTATTCACTTCTCATCTTTATTTATGATGAAATCCGGAAACTTATCATCCGGCGCAGTCCAGGAG gttgggtggagagagagacctaCTACTAA